One segment of Mycolicibacterium baixiangningiae DNA contains the following:
- a CDS encoding carbon-nitrogen hydrolase family protein, which translates to MKVIAEHREQPTVSNLLTVAVAQLGGRWLNTQARLAQLVEAAQLAVASGATLIAFPETYLSGYPFWPSRTDGALFDHSDQKSCYAYYLDAAIEVDGPEQREMESVSADLNITMIVGVTERGRGLGRGTVWCTLLTIDPQRGLVGHHRKLVPTYDERLVWGQGDGAGLVTHHIGSATVGSLNCWENWMPQARTALYAQGETVHIGVWPGSSTLTGDITRFVAAEGRVYGVAASGLITADSIPGDFPLADRLRAASDAVVFDGGSAVAGPDGRWLIPPVIGEEGVIVADLDLDCVSRERLNFDPTGHYTRPDVFRTVVDRTRHEAVQFTDQPFGQEFRVGP; encoded by the coding sequence ATGAAAGTCATTGCCGAGCACCGTGAACAACCGACCGTATCCAATCTGCTCACGGTGGCGGTCGCCCAACTCGGCGGGCGCTGGCTAAACACGCAGGCGCGGCTGGCGCAGCTCGTCGAGGCTGCCCAGCTCGCCGTTGCGTCGGGCGCCACGCTGATCGCGTTCCCGGAGACGTATCTGTCCGGATATCCGTTCTGGCCCTCACGCACCGACGGCGCGCTGTTCGACCACTCCGACCAGAAGTCCTGCTACGCCTACTATCTCGACGCCGCCATCGAGGTCGACGGACCCGAGCAACGGGAGATGGAGAGCGTCTCCGCCGACCTGAATATCACCATGATCGTCGGAGTCACCGAACGCGGGCGCGGGCTGGGGCGAGGGACGGTGTGGTGCACGCTGCTCACCATCGACCCCCAACGTGGGCTGGTGGGACATCATCGAAAACTGGTGCCCACCTACGACGAACGTCTTGTGTGGGGTCAAGGCGACGGTGCGGGTCTGGTGACCCATCACATCGGTTCTGCGACGGTTGGAAGCTTGAACTGCTGGGAAAACTGGATGCCGCAAGCGCGCACGGCGTTATATGCCCAGGGCGAGACCGTCCATATCGGTGTCTGGCCGGGATCGAGCACGTTGACCGGTGACATCACCCGCTTCGTGGCCGCAGAGGGCCGGGTGTACGGAGTCGCCGCTTCGGGGTTGATCACCGCCGATTCCATTCCCGGCGACTTTCCGCTGGCGGACCGGCTTCGTGCGGCGTCTGACGCTGTCGTCTTCGACGGTGGCAGCGCGGTTGCGGGGCCGGACGGACGCTGGCTGATCCCACCCGTCATCGGCGAGGAAGGTGTGATCGTCGCCGACCTCGATCTCGATTGCGTCTCCCGGGAGCGCCTCAACTTCGACCCGACCGGCCACTACACGCGCCCGGATGTGTTTCGAACGGTCGTCGATCGAACCCGCCACGAGGCAGTGCAATTCACCGACCAGCCGTTCGGCCAAGAGTTCCGGGTAGGCCCATGA
- a CDS encoding DUF1097 domain-containing protein, with protein MSARIASTVSIGLLAGLSCLLTGFAVEVPIWALFIAWAAFFAAGGGLAGAKRSLLMNVIGVASASATVLAIGALGGSTWAVAGCVVVGAGVLVLVTNGGLLSFTPAGFFGFASLVGTIDATGSAIADPVTMSHPVVLVVGAILLGTAFGIVSEWLGTSLTSKEVAPAA; from the coding sequence ATGTCCGCACGTATCGCCAGCACGGTGAGCATCGGCCTGCTGGCCGGCCTGTCGTGCCTGCTCACCGGCTTCGCCGTTGAAGTGCCCATCTGGGCGTTGTTCATCGCGTGGGCGGCATTCTTCGCCGCAGGCGGTGGACTCGCCGGCGCAAAACGTAGCCTGCTGATGAACGTCATCGGGGTGGCGAGTGCGTCGGCGACTGTGCTGGCGATCGGCGCGCTCGGCGGCAGCACGTGGGCCGTCGCGGGATGTGTGGTCGTCGGGGCCGGCGTGCTGGTGCTCGTCACCAATGGCGGGCTGTTGAGCTTCACTCCCGCGGGCTTCTTCGGCTTCGCTTCGCTGGTCGGCACTATCGATGCCACGGGCTCGGCGATCGCCGATCCGGTCACCATGTCGCACCCCGTCGTCCTCGTTGTGGGAGCGATCCTGCTGGGCACGGCATTCGGCATCGTCTCCGAGTGGCTGGGGACCTCACTGACCAGCAAGGAGGTCGCGCCAGCCGCGTAA